CTATTCCAAAGCAAACAGGCTGTTTATAGGGTCTTGAATGTGTTAAGCAATAAGCATAGATATAAGATCAAGGATAGTGGACGTTGGAAATTTCCTCATTTCATTCGAACATGGTGAAATGTATTATGCAGAACTGTACCAGTAGTTTTGTATATCAGTCACTACTGGTTGGCATTGTGTTCTCTAGCTTAGTGCCCTTGCCATGGTGGAAATAACTACCTTTCCACACAATATAACGAGACACCGAGTGTAGATCTACTCTTGAACAGGCCTGTAGAAGGCCTGGCACCTGTGACGatggataaaataaaatacccaTTAGCCAAAAAGAATATggaataatttaatttaatttaatattgttttaattacTAAATCGTTTTTCTGCTGCTACTCGCAATGTATCTCTCACAATCCCCCAAACCCCTCAATCTTGTATATAGTATCCCTATGGTGGGAGAGCAATgttgtttttgtatgtttttaatgAAGCTCAATTTTTTTCAGCTCAAAATAAAAACAGGATTCaagtaaatataaaaatgtttCAGTTTACTTTGCCAGATCCTGCTGCCTTGACAGGCCATATTAAAATATAGACCAACCTCTAAACATAAACATGCGTTGTCTTCTGTCTGGCTTGTATTACACTAATACATTTTCTGGATAAACAGGAAGGAAGAGAAACTTGAGGGCGTGTAACCAAGGTTAGTCCTTTTTAAGACAAATGCCTggctaaaacaaaaacaaacgatTGTAATTTCTGCATTAAGGTTCTGCCTTGTGTTTAGTAAATGCCCAACATTATCTGATCACGTGGACAATGTTATATACAGGGCTTGCAGCCTATTGATTGAAATTTAAGTAAAAACCATCcgtgacacaaaatggtcagtTGCTTGTTAACCTAATGGAGCCTAATGGAATGGTAGACAATTAAAATGGCCTCTGAATGTTTTCTGTTTATCGACCTCCAGGAAGATTTTGCTGGGGAGAGACCTCAGTTTGCATAGAAAGTAGAAACATAATGTCAATGAGTAGAAAGGTACTCTAGGTTAATTTACATGTCAAAACATATACATTagacatttattttataataaccGAACTACCCTACATTGATATGTGATTAATACTGTCATATCAGCACTACAAAAATTAAAATAACATGAATTCCAAAAAAAACATCCTTATTATAATCTGCAAATATCCATGGCGACAGGTAGAAATTAAGTGTTGTGTGGTTATTTTGGCATAAGTCTGGCCCTGCTAAACTCAACTTCTAGTCTTTGCAAATTGGGTTTGAGAAAATCAGTTTAAGTTTCTATGGTCAGGCTGTGGGTGAAGAAATCTGATGCAAACGGCTTCTTTTTTGTTTACGTCTGCCGAAAGAAAAACGGGTTGCCAGCAAATACAATTGGATATAACAGCCTACAACCACATAGTAGAACGCTATGCTCATAAGCAGTGATACAATTAATTACTGGAGAAATGTACTGGAGACAGAAATGTACAGGTAGTTGAGAGAAGAATATAATTGTTCCCATATAAAAGATCTGCTTTGGTACTCACTCAGCAGATCAGAtactaaaaacaaataaatggacAAATAACAAAATATTATTGCCAGAACTTTTTAGGGTATAGTGTTCCCAAATAATAGCCATTGTGTCTGAATTAAGAGCAATTATTTGATCATTGCTTGTTGCCATGCCGACAATTGGCCTTATTGACTGCAGCTGCATTAAGTCACATGTCTCTTGAAAAGCAGCAATGCTGTTGGTAATAATGGCAAGCTAAGAGCCAATTGTGTTGTTGAACAGGGTTAGAGATTGGATGATTGTCTATTTGTTTCAGCATATGTTGGATTTCCTAAATGTAATTTAGGAAATATATTCAACTATATTTCTATGTTAAATTAGGTTTTTTTTCCCTTTATATTTGCCATTTTCCCTATGCATTCACAATACAATGTTATCACTTCTCTAAAGCATGGCTGTCAGTCGGTTATTATTAGGGGCAACTAATACATGCGTCATGTCTGAACATATATCCTATGTTAGGATTTTTGAGCAACTTTTATTCAAATGTGGCTTTTACCACTTTTGGGAAGTGAGGCTCTGATGGTTCATGCAATGAGATGAATGGATGTTATCAAGATATTTAGCCATCAACTCGTTTAGCTGATGAGCTAGTGTTATGAACAGTGCTGACAGAGCCAGCCTAGATTAACAGGCCTGTAGGATGCAGATCTAGACAGCCGCCAGCAAAATGAAGCCCAACTGAGACTTTATTCTATCTATAGTCCCAATATATTTtttgacacatgcacactaatCAGTTGAGGTGTGGTTTGTCTTAACCCATTTTACATCTAGGCTAAACTGGTTTGGTCTATGAGTCACTGTAGAAAAGCCATTAATAGTTCAAACGGGACAAGCATGCTCTAGGCTAGGGCCAGGCGCATGAGTGGCCTAAGGAAGTAGCAGATGCCTTTAGTAAAGCCAGCTACTATTCTAGGCCAGGAGCTTGATCTACGGAAAGCAGCtactgccacctagtggtcaTTCTAGCGATCTACGGTTGGCTGTAAGCCAAGGAACATAGAAAATGAATTGGATAAAAGTTGTCAAACGTCAACTCACTGGTCTTTAGAATACAAAATTAAAGTTATCTTGCAGCGTGATTGTATAAGGAAGACCAGAGAAATAAATTTTAGCTTTTCACCATGTTTATTAACTTTCGTAACAAACATCAACGCTTTCAAACCAAATTGAACAAACTAGATTTACATGTGCGGCTCAACAAGCCTACAGCTTCCTTACATGGAACAGGAACACTAGCAAATCTAAGATAACCGGTATAATGAAGCATTAGGTCAGTCAATGCTATATGAAGTTCATGAACACCAAGTGCTTTTAAACAGCCAACATCATTTGGAGCCACTGTAGAATTATTCCTGATGGGCACCAACCAAGAAATGCAAATAGTTTAAGCCCTCAAGAAGAATTGTACAGCAAACCGGGGTTTGTAAAATTTTATTCTTTTCAGAAATCTGTACATGGAGGTTTTGGCCTTCGGGGTGCACATAGATAAGTGTAATGGGACAGAGCGCACACTGAAGATCAGGAGGGAAGTGCCATGTTCCTCTTACTCAAAGCTGGCCAGGAAGGTCAATACGAGCTTCTTCAATGTAGCATCAGATGTTTCGGAGATCATGCCGTCGTTCCTGAATAAGCAAAAAGAATGCATGGTCAGGTCGGGTGATCAGAAAGTCAACATGGCgagtgtgattattattattttttttttagatgactTGCCTGATGCTGGCCAGAAGCTCCTGGTGCTGGCTGAGAATGTGCTGCAGGAAGGCCTTCTCGAACCGTGTGATCTTGCTGGGATCCAGCTTGTCCAGATGCCCTCTGACACCGGCGTAGATGACCgtcacctgctcctcaatggCCATGGGGCCTACGAAGATAGAACGGCAAGTTGGACTTTATGTGAAACCAATAAcccaaaatatatatcataataaTCTGATGTAAAAAAACGTTTAAAGTGCCACCGTGGGCTTCAACTCACAGTATTGTCCCTGCTTGAGCAACTCAGTGAGCCTGACGCCCCTGCTGAGGAGCTGCTGGGTGGTAGCGTCCAGGTCAGAGCCGAACTGGGCGAAGGCAGCCACCTCACGGTACTGGGCCAGCTCCAGCTTCATGGTACCCGCCACCTGGGGAGGAACCGGACGCCGACGGGTTAGTGGATGTTCTCAAGGTTGGAGCCTAGAAGCTCGTGTAGGCTGTAACAAGAGGGAAACTCTTCCGGAGAGCCTACCTGCTTCATGGCCTTGGTCTGGGCAGCAGATCCTACTctggacacagacagacccacgtTGATGGCGGGGCGGATACCCTTGTAGAACAACTCTGTCTCCAAGAAGATCTAGAAATTGAGCCATATTTCGATTAACTTCACTCAGGTCAGGTACCCGCAGAGCATCTGCTGGAACATGTTTTAGTTGCGACGCAAGGAGGGACGGCAGACCCACCTGTCCGTCTGTGATGGAGATGACGTTGGTGGGAATGTAGGCGGACACGTCGCCGGCCTGGGTCTCGATAACGGGGAGGGCAGTGAGGGAACCGCCACCGAAGTTGTCGTTCATCTTGGCGGCTCTTTCAAGCAGGCGGGAGTGAAGGTAGAACACGTCACCGGGGTAGGCCTCACGACCGGGGGGACGACGCAGCAGCAGGGACATCTGACGGTAGGCCACAGCCTACACAATGGAAGGGGGAAAAGATGGTTCATTCGTTTCCTTtacttgataaaaaaaataaatacatgaaattaGTTCACATTGATAAAATAAATTAGCTCTGGGGTTTCACATTAGCATAGTGTTAACTTTAAGGCACTATACAATTCATACACAACAAATCCAATATCGAAGAAATTCACATGCATGTTTAAAATTTAAATCTATCGTTTTAATCCAAGGGCAGCCGCTCCCCCTCACCTGCTTGGACAGATCGTCGTAGATGATCAGGGCGTGCTTGCCGTTGTCCCTGAAGTACTCTCCCATGGAGCAGCCAGAGTAGGGGGCCAGGTACTGCAGGGGGGCAGCATCAGAGGCGGTGGCGGACACCACAATGGTGTACTTCATGGCGTCAGCGTCTGTGAGCCTCTTGACCAGCTGGGCCACGGTGGACCTCTTCTGGCCAATGGCCACGTAGATGCAgtacagcttcttcttctcgtcTGTGCCGTCGTTGAAACGCTTCTGGTTGATGATGGTGTCAACGGCAATGGCGGTTTTTCTGTGAAATGGTCAAGATTGGCCATTAGCGAAAGCACTCAAGTTCACTCTTCCCAAGTAAATAAAACTAAATGTTTAACATCGGTGCTAAAGATACAAGAACATGTTGAACCCAAAACAATCTGAACTTCTAGCATTGTGGATGCAATATAAAATCCAAAGTTAGGAATATCTCATACTATTTATAAAGACACAGGGTGACCTTGCTAAACTTGACTTTCAAGGTGACCCTTGCAAGGATTCTGAAGAAAAGATTAGAAACCATTATAGTCAAGAATAAATCTGTCAAGTCTTTCCTGTGGGGCGTTTGCCCTTCACTTCCAGCTTACCCGGTCTGCCTGTCCCCAATGATGAGCTCACGCTGGCCACGGCCAATGGGCACCAGGCTGTCCACAGCCTTGATTCCAGTCTGCATGGGCTCCCTGACAGAGATACGGGGGATGATACCGGGGGCCTTAAGACCCACACGCCTGCGGATGGAGGAGCCCAGAGGTCCCTGAGGGGAGAGAAGTAGTCAGGTATGGGAGCTCCTGGACAAGACTTCATGTCCAACAGCTGAGAGAACTCAAGGGCAAGAAAGGCAGCCATTCAAACCGACCTTGCCGTCGATGGCATTTCCCAGAGCGTCCACAACGCGGCCCAGAAGCTCCAAACCGACAGGTACGTCCACGATGGCACCAGTCCTCTTCACAATGTCCCCCTCCTTGATCAGCTTGTCGTTACCGAACACCACCACACCAACATTGTCCGGCTCCAAATTCAGAGACATACCCTGGGAAAATCAAGTTTTATGATTAGACAATTAAAACTTATAATGCTAAAGTGTAATATTAAGAGACCGACACGTGTGCACTTTCAACCACAACTCCTCATCCCCACCTTGAGTCCAGAGGAGAATTCCACCATCTCTTCTGCCTGGACGTTCCTGAGCCCGTACACTCTGGCAATACCATCACCGATGGACAGCACGCGGCCAGTCTCCTCCAGGTCTGCGCTGGTGTCTGCGCCCAGGATCTTCTCTTCCAGGATGGAGGACACCTCGGCAGTGCCTGTGAAACGAAACCAAACGCTGCCATCAAACTTTCATAGCAAGGGCAAATTATTACTTTGTTAGCCATCGCAGTTCTGTAGCATGACACAGCTGTGAAGCACGGAACAACTGCTGCTAACCGAAATCACCTCACAAATTGCGAACTTAAACATAAATATGACATTTaagataaaaaatatgtttgtgtgaaTCACTACATTCTTAAAGGCAGTTATGAATGTTACTTAGCAGCGCTAAATAAGCGCTAGTTCAGTGTCGCATAGAACAGCTAATGacctttcttttttaaaggaGGATTAACAGGTCAACGCTAGCAACGTTTGACATTGGCAATGTTCTAAATGTTTAAATGCGTGTTAATTTTGTCTTGCTTACCGGTCTTTTGCAGCCATGGTCTGCATGTGTGGAGGTGGTTGACCCCAACGCAGGCGGCTGGTAGAGTCTTTGCCACCTAAGTTTAAAGACAGATGCAATGCAAAAAacgattaaaacaaaaaaagattcaTTGCTAATGGTACGCAGCATTTAAATGACATTGCAACAGCAGAGTACATTGCAGTACAAATGGAGGACAAGCGCTGTCAGTCTTCCTGACCTTCAGAGCGTGGTTGAATGAGTCTAGTCTACTAGCATTAGCATCTGCGGATGCTAACCAGACACGACTTGTCATAAAGTCTAAAACATTTAGATGTACCCCAAAACTTAAAAAGGTATCGCAAATATAAAACTGTATTTAgctaaaagaaaaaataataaaacgacAAAGCGTGCAATCAGACGAAAACGTCAAGATGGCTAACTCGCGAAGGCAGCTTTAGAGGCCTGTTACCCTTCACGCCCAAAATATCCGCATTTTGAGTTTAAATACACTCAATAGGTCCTTAATACAACATGAAGCCTTTCACTGAAATACTTACATATCCAGCCCGTCTGGGCAGGGAGCGGGCCAGGGCAGCTGCAACTCTTACGGACAACATTTTAGCGTGGCGTTTGGTGACCTGTCCTCCACTAATGACAACGACCTaaccgagagagagaaggtaatGGCTGAAAGACTTCTTCTACTGCACTGTGAGTGACGTCAAACTCTACTTTTAACGGCTGACACCTACTGGAGAGGAGACACGGTGTATCAACAATGGTGCATTATCATGGATTTATAATGTGCAATATATAATTTCAAGTACACAATCATATTAAAAAATAGGAATGAAAAATAttgattaaataaaatatttagatAAATGCAAATTGCCAAAGCAGtttcaaacgttttttttgTCGGCTTTTCTGTCGTCTTatataaagcataaaaaaacataaatataatgaaataaACTATCAATACTATaacatagaaaaaaatataGTATTctatacaataatataaaagATTCACATTATGTTAAACACCACATACTAAAGAtatgttttaaaaatgaattaaaaagcCGAACATACTATTAACCAAAACATACTAAAGATATGTAAGCAACACCGCCCCCTGCGGCCTGAAGGCAGAATGACACGTGTGCTTTGTGAAGGATGAGGACGTTGACAGTTTGCCTGTGTGGTGCTAGCCAGCAACAGCCGCTTGAATGTAGGTCCGCATGGGCTGTTTTACATCTCTAAATAACCCAGCGGCAAGATAAGAAAAGGATCCCAGGATGGTTTTAGTGCATGTCGGATACCTGGTTCTCCCCGTATTCGGCTCAGTCAGAAACAGAGGTAACGTATTCCGCTTCATATGAATCACAAGAACATGTGCCCTGTTTATCTTAATATGCACTGCAGCTGTTAGCGGCTAGCTACACCGAGCTAACTGTTGTGTTAGCTCGGGTTAGCCAGTCCTCCTTTTTAAAACGAACACGGGATTTAAACTAAATCGGTACAACCGTGAGTCCAATTTAGAGTTTTTATTAGACCAAATACAACCAATCCGCCGAATAACCTCGATTTTCCGTAGATGGTTTGTATTTACGACCAGCCCTACCTGTTAAGACCAGCTCACTGGCTGGCGGGTGCCGACTACTTCCTGAAGCGAAAAAAAACATCCTCACAAAAGAACGTGTTTTTGTCAAGTGAAATGAAAAGCGTTATTACAAGAACACGCGTTTAGTGTCGTGTGAACTACACTCACGTGTAAATGTTGTGTCGTAATAATTTGGAATTTTAACTTTGAACCTCGCAATGCATTTGGCCCTGTCGTTATGTTGATTGCAACCTAAAACACCTCTGAGGTAGACGGAGCCCTTCAGCCAGGCAGCTTATCAGTGTCTGGATGATGTCATTTGAAGATCATCTGCTGCTGCTAGCGCTCACGGGGTTTTCAACATGCAAACATGGCATTAGTTTAAAGATACGCTGCCGATTGAGAGGTAAACGCGTTGCTGCTGAGCCGTCAGATCATGTGTCTGCCTTTTCTGTTTAGTTTATAATTGGCTTTTTAGTCTGTCTGGCTCAACACCCCAATGTGCCGTCTCTGTACAAAGCATTTTCCAAGCTACAGTGTGACATTAATTTCACAACAGTGGCATCAATGATTTCATTGTGCTTTTATTTCTGTTCTTATTCCCTGTTTCATAGTATCGAGGCTGGCTCTACATTCTGCATTTATCAGATCTTTGtcgcccccccccttcccccccattGTGTAGCTAATGATCATCTGCTGCTGTGTGGTGTGGCGTGGCCTGTTCTCTGCATTTAGCTGTATTGTGAACCCCTTCTTCATTTCCTCTTTCCATCAGAAGACGACATTGGTATTAAAAaagcaccccctccccctctcctcccccaagaATGTCTGCAGCTCTATAGGCTCTCCATGTAAACCAGACAAACATAGCTAACACCTATAGCAATAACGGAGCACATTTTTTGTCTTATTCTGTTAAATGGCTGTAGCAATAGAGTTGAACGTTTAGATCATTCTTAGATGATCAGTTGAATGTCATTGTGTACCTCCCATCCAGTCTTGATAGACAACATGCTGTAAATTCCTGTAAAGTGGATACATTTTGCATGATTTTAAATACTGCATTGAACACCAGAATTCGGCTCATCTCCCTTCTATTCACACAGGGTGCATTGTACATGATTCAGATAGAATCGAATTTGGCAAATATTTATAAGTTCGATCCCCATGCATGCCATATAATGATTTGCTAAACTTCAGCAGTCGGGCATACTGGTTGAGGGATCGCTAAAATTATCACAAGTACACTGCACCTGTTCAAAACAACCCGCCATAACCGTCTTCATTTTTTGTGTAATCCTTTGTTACCCTTCTGCAAATTTAAAGCTTTGAAACACACTGAAATGTCTGGGCATTTTTCCTCCTATGGGGCAACATTAAACGGTTAAGCTACGTTAAGCAAAACACAACACTGGTGGTTCATAACTTTCCAATTACCCTCTCCCCACTAACATAAAGCCAAAATGCTATCCATTTCACAGGGATGCCTATCTCCTGCACTGCTAAAGAGATCCTCTCTTAGTAATAACGTCTTTATTGTTTGGTTGTGGTCTCTCTTTACCTTTTTGTTCTGGTAATAGTAGCCTACTTCAATGCATGGTCACATTTATGATTcatagtttatttgtttttgttgttttttactacATGGACTGGTGAAAAATCCAATGTAATCTTTCTGTAGTAAAGATGTACCCTTGCTGTACTGAAATCATGTGCTGTAGCCAACACGTCTTCTCATTGGATGCTGCTTCTGTTCTTTTTTAACCCTATATGGAGCATGGTGGGCCTTGCCTTCAGTCTACgtttatattttaatttttttttgttgcatggaATTAtactattattaaaaaatacaacaacaaaaaaacaacaaaaattcCACATATACTAATATTTTTTCAATAAAGAAAATAGTGTTTTTCCTAACCTTCAGTGTGCTTCTTGCTGATTTCCATTTATTGTTCTCCCTCTCCCGTGTACCCCGACTCcagttccccctcccctccttcaccccaccccacctcctcccactgTGACATAGATAGACGATTTCCACGCTTCCGTCATCACAGGGCCTGAATGAGTCTATCTACTGTCATTCATAGTCTATGTTTACACAGATGCCTGAACAAATGCAGCATGCTATGACACAGTCTTAgtctcaagcctctgaccagGGGAAGTCATGTTATCCCTTTTTGAGGAATAGAATATTCAGGGGATATAACTAAAATATATTTTCCATAATAAGAAAAGAAGATACATTTGTATATGTATGGGTTtacattatgtaaaaaaaatgtatttttttcaaaatgatgGACGGAATTTGGAATACTTGAATAACAAATGTGTTATCCTTGCCTTCTCCACAGTGGTTACAGGCAGTCATGCAGGAAACCTGATACATTTCTTAACcaaaacaactttttttcaGGTTGTGTTATAGCTCTGCTGCATTTTTCGAGTGTACTAGTAAATGCTATGTAGACTTGGCCTGTTTCCTCATGATTAGAGCTACTTTAACCTATTGCAAGAGATCGTTTATATAAAgagaatatttatatatttggaaGAAAAGCAGAAATAATTTACATAAGCGGTTCACAATACATTCTCAATTATAttctaataaaaaaatatacaatatGTACTACGGGTATTGGAGAATAAAATGAAATTTAAAATCGAATCTAATATGTCCTTTCCTGAAAGGGTAAAATAAGCATCAATTCTTTGCTATCTAGTTAGCTTTCAAAAATGTCTAATGCAAGTTTAAGCTTTTCCTTCCCACCCTAGACAaagcactgttttttttattcccatGAACCCTAACGGCAACAAGTTTCTTCTAGTTTCTAAATAGCTGTGGTTTTAGAGAGCAGGGAAAACCATGGAACTGGCATGTAATGCTATTCTAGCAATTTCCCCTGGATTTTGGGGTCTGTAAGTGAGAAAAATGAGCAGAAGTGAACttcaaaaacaataataataaaaatccttacaaaaacaatagggatccaacctgttggcttggacccctaattaaCAATCGGCTTCGTAAACCGAAAAACATTAATTCAAcaggcatttttttta
The Gadus macrocephalus chromosome 6, ASM3116895v1 DNA segment above includes these coding regions:
- the atp5fa1 gene encoding ATP synthase subunit alpha, mitochondrial → MLSVRVAAALARSLPRRAGYVAKTLPAACVGVNHLHTCRPWLQKTGTAEVSSILEEKILGADTSADLEETGRVLSIGDGIARVYGLRNVQAEEMVEFSSGLKGMSLNLEPDNVGVVVFGNDKLIKEGDIVKRTGAIVDVPVGLELLGRVVDALGNAIDGKGPLGSSIRRRVGLKAPGIIPRISVREPMQTGIKAVDSLVPIGRGQRELIIGDRQTGKTAIAVDTIINQKRFNDGTDEKKKLYCIYVAIGQKRSTVAQLVKRLTDADAMKYTIVVSATASDAAPLQYLAPYSGCSMGEYFRDNGKHALIIYDDLSKQAVAYRQMSLLLRRPPGREAYPGDVFYLHSRLLERAAKMNDNFGGGSLTALPVIETQAGDVSAYIPTNVISITDGQIFLETELFYKGIRPAINVGLSVSRVGSAAQTKAMKQVAGTMKLELAQYREVAAFAQFGSDLDATTQQLLSRGVRLTELLKQGQYCPMAIEEQVTVIYAGVRGHLDKLDPSKITRFEKAFLQHILSQHQELLASIRNDGMISETSDATLKKLVLTFLASFE